One window of the Eschrichtius robustus isolate mEscRob2 chromosome X, mEscRob2.pri, whole genome shotgun sequence genome contains the following:
- the LOC137756441 gene encoding proline-rich protein 2-like — MWKRGRQGGSARPPFPGCQGGAGGVPVEVPPGSVAGHPPPPASPADRAALSLLWPERSPQARLPGARGRKDGVPGAPLPDGTGAPKLTAGAERHLFGKGVSPGDQPHGVLRERGGITEPSRGGGARGAPRPRKVPSSILTASHAVATGPAPLPSSDPRPPPQPTATTATTAPGRQAEPSGDGEGPRGPQPRPSRLRADSQPGGAGARGPPVRTARPPRPSTRVPLNSRQGRDPPFSDLSPAPTDRAPGPDAPDTEAQGEHLRGPAWAARGTAQGGQGNAESGPRAFLPVLTSAPAG; from the exons ATGTGGAAACGGGGGAGGCAAGGAGGATCGGCCCGGCCGCCTTTCCCGGGCTGCCAGGGGGGAGCAGGGGGAGTCCCTGTGGAGGTCCCGCCAGGCTCTGTGGCAGGGCACCCACCGCCCCCCGCCTCTCCTGCCGACAGGGCCGCCCTCTCCCTTCTGTGGCCCGAGCGCAGCCCTCAGGCCCGGCTGCCGGGAGCGCGCGGAAGGAAGGACGGAGTGCCGGGGGCGCCTCTGCCTGACGGGACGGGGGCCCCCAAGCTGACAGCAGGGGCTGAACGCCATCTCTTCG GCAAAGGCGTCTCTCCCGGAGACCAGCCCCACGGCGTCCTGAGGGAACGAGGGGGCATCACTGAGCcctcccggggggggggggctcgAGGGGCTCCGCGTCCGCGGAAGGTGCCCTCGTCCATCCTCACGGCTTCCCACGCAGTCGCCACGGGGCCCGCCCCCCTCCCTTCTTCTGACCCGAGGCCGCCGCCTCAGCCCACGGCCACCACGGCCACCACGGCCCCGGGGCGCCAGGCAGAGCCGTCAGGAGACGGAGAGGGGCCCCGCGGCCCACAGCCCCGCCCGAGTCGGCTCAGGGCGGACAGCCAGCCGGGCGGGGCGGGCGCCCGCGGGCCCCCGGTGCGGACTGCGAGGCCCCCTCGGCCCTCCACGAGGGTCCCCCTTAACAGCCGGCAGGGCCGGGACCCCCCCTTTTCTGACCTGAGTCCAGCCCCGACGGACAGGGCCCCGGGCCCCGACGCTCCTGACACGGAGGCCCAGGGAGAACACCTCCGAGGCCCGGCCTGGGCTGCCCGGGGCACCGCGCAGGGCGGGCAGGGGAATGCGGAGAGCGGCCCTCGGGCCTTCCTCCCAGTCCTCACCTCCGCGCCGGCTGGCTAG
- the LOC137756442 gene encoding putative MAGE domain-containing protein MAGEA13P, with product MLHSQKSQCDVLAVGLQAEKEAQGLVGAQVPVAEEGEAAAPSRSPSIQGTAEAVPAAGAQSVPQSSQAACASSVAVEATPSSRSNEGSHSQEEGVSASQAPEFLFHDEVSKKVAELVQFLSVKHVKKEPITKAEMLRSIVKEHKDHFPEIFRKACDCMEIVFGIEVKEMDPTSHSYVLVKILDLTYNGMLSDDQGIPKTGVLVLMLGVIFMQGSRAPEEKVWEVLSIIGAYVGQNNLSYRETKKLITKELVEEKYLERQQVPNSDPPQYEFLWGPRAHAETSKMKVLEFFAKINEIDPAAFSPWYEEALRDEKERAQARAAAGDDTSAMASGSPSVMPSSLSCPE from the coding sequence ATGCTTCACAGTCAGAAGAGTCAGTGCGACGTGCTTGCAGTAGGCCTTCAGGCCGAGAAAGAGGCTCAGGGCCTGGTGGGCGCACAGGTTCCCGTAGCTGAGGAGGGGGAGGCCGCTGCCCCCTCACGCTCTCCTTCGATCCAGGGCACCGCAGAGGCTGTGCCTGCTGCTGGAGCGCAGAGCGTTCCCCAGAGTTCCCAGGCAGCCTGCGCCTCCTCCGTGGCCGTCGAAGCCACTCCATCGAGCAGATCAAATGAGGGCTCCCACAGCCAGGAAGAGGGCGTGAGCGCCTCCCAGGCTCCCGAGTTCCTGTTCCATGACGAGGTGAGCAAGAAGGTGGCTGAATTGGTGCAGTTCTTAAGTGTCAAGCATGTAAAAAAGGAGCCCATCACGAAGGCAGAAATGCTGAGGAGTATCGTCAAAGAGCACAAGGACCACTTCCCTGAGATCTTCCGCAAAGCCTGTGACTGCATGGAGATCGTCTTTGGCATTGAAGTGAAGGAAATGGACCCCACCAGCCACTCCTATGTGCTCGTGAAGATACTAGACCTCACCTACAACGGGATGCTGAGTGATGACCAGGGCATTCCCAAGACCGGCGTCCTGGTACTGATGCTGGGTGTGATCTTCATGCAGGGCAGCCGTGCTCCTGAGGAGAAAGTCTGGGAAGTGCTGAGTATTATTGGGGCGTATGTTGGGCAGAACAACCTCAGCTACAGGGAGACCAAGAAGCTCATCACCAAAGAGTTGGTGGAGGAAAAGTACCTGGAGCGCCAGCAGGTGCCCAACAGTGATCCTCCACAGTACGAATTCCTGTGGGGCCCGAGGGCCCACGCCGAAACCAGCAAGATGAAAGTCCTGGAGTTTTTTGCCAAGATCAACGAGATTGACCCCGCTGCGTTCTCACCCTGGTATGAGGAAGCTTTGAGAGATGAGAAAGAGAGAGCCCAGGCCAGAGCTGCCGCAGGGGATGATACTTCTGCCATGGCCAGTGGCAGCCCCAGTGTCATGCCCAGCAGCCTCTCCTGCCCTGAGTGA